One stretch of Plodia interpunctella isolate USDA-ARS_2022_Savannah chromosome 10, ilPloInte3.2, whole genome shotgun sequence DNA includes these proteins:
- the LOC128672863 gene encoding uncharacterized protein LOC128672863, whose protein sequence is MSIKSLVASKKTVCLRCVKLLIHFTIKMADDFFDKKKDEAPILDLSKTIINTAEEYRAVMDKVPDFKTRPEKVKAEDVKIKDRPEDQKTNTPKKEIRAYEKLGTRGYEEKQFTFMDPIPVEMRSLKFEELCTVPIEWKMLTSIRPKSKLDEEYFNRLIELRKAEIRTRAKDKRDMTKNTMIRKTKNRSGVTETRILTCAECGEEFCNGKMCAITNYDMFARLKVEVEAKSSKQAAPAQAGGKLKKMRKKGRRKPRSKSAAPVHCNFNTKSGAKSDSEL, encoded by the exons ATGTCGATAAAATCTTTAGTCGCGTCAAAGAAAACAGTGTGTTTACGTTGTGTTAAACtgttaatacattttactattaaaatggctgatgatttttttgacaaaaagaAAGATGAAGCACCTATACTGGACTTGtctaaaactattattaacaCCGCCGAAGAATATAGGGCAGTAATGGACAAAGTGCCAGATTTCAAGACAAGACCGGAAAAG GTCAAGGCAGAAGATGTCAAAATTAAGGATAGACCTGAAGATCAAAAGACTAATACcccaaaaaaagaaatacggGCTTACGAAAAATTGGGGACGAGAGGTTACGAAGAAAAGCAATTTACATTTATGGATCCTATACCAGTAGAAATGCGGAgcttaaaatttgaagaaCTATGTACAGTTCCCATAGAATGGAAAATGCTTACTTCTATTAGGCCAAAATCCAAACTCGACGAAGAATATTTCAATAG ATTAATAGAACTGAGAAAAGCAGAAATTCGTACTAGGGCAAAAGATAAAAGGgacatgacaaaaaatacaatgattAGGAAGACTAAGAACCGCTCTGGTGTTACTGAAACCAGGATCCTCACATGCGCTGAATGCGGTGAAGAATTCTGCAACG GAAAGATGTGCGCTATAACGAATTACGACATGTTTGCTCGACTCAAGGTAGAAGTAGAAGCGAAGTCGTCAAAGCAGGCTGCGCCGGCGCAGGCGGGCGGCAAACTAAAGAAAATGAGGAAGAAGGGCCGCCGCAAACCTCGCAGCAAGAGTGCAGCGCCCGTACATTGCAACTTCAACACTAAGTCCGGCGCCAAGAGTGACTctgaattataa